A portion of the Channa argus isolate prfri chromosome 19, Channa argus male v1.0, whole genome shotgun sequence genome contains these proteins:
- the LOC137104919 gene encoding forkhead box protein J1-A-like, whose amino-acid sequence MLSLSCTNPWPEGFVGLEEEVVTTGAQAEEWEGVVNNKNICCSSVKMDDSLTSLRWLQEFSILGANKPQQAHQQPHLFGQQLHSSAPASSLAREPSSIGMPLTLGKPTEAACSWMQSLPGIVTDGPCPDEVDYKTNAHIKPPYSYATLICMAMQASKKTKITLSCIYKWITDNFCYYRHADPTWQNSIRYNLSLNKCFIKVPRQKDEPGKGGFWKTDPQYAERLLSGAYKKRRMPPVQINPALQNRPRVNLQPQPRGPCSPIGGLCINPEAQRLLREFEEATGVGNWDPHPAEGIMLGSWPVVRGRGGHKRKQSVGTRNGASKVLRCSSSPLYSIDEQKEIGLLKGDFDCDALFDSALSSELNSEVVELLNPIIKKDDLTVWGTHITPGEAPLETADIHVLVETQRSNDLSDFDEETFLATVFLESL is encoded by the exons ATGCTGTCTCTGAGCTGTACCAACCCCTGGCCCGAAGGCTTCGTGGgtctggaggaggaggtggtgacCACCGGTGCTCAGGCGGAGGAATGGGAAGGTGTCGTCAACAACAAGAACATCTGCTGCAGCTCCGTCAAGATGGATGACAGCCTGACCAGCCTTCGGTGGCTGCAGGAGTTCTCCATTCTCGGTGCCAACAAGCCACAGCAGGCCCACCAACAGCCGCACCTGTTCGGCCAGCAGCTGCACTCCAGCGCCCCAGCCTCCTCTTTAGCCAGGGAACCCAGCTCCATTGGCATGCCCCTGACCCTGGGGAAGCCCACAGAGGCTGCCTGTAGCTGGATGCAGTCCCTCCCTGGCATTGTGACGGATGGTCCCTGTCCAGATGAGGTGGACTACAAGACCAACGCTCACATCAAGCCGCCGTATTCGTACGCCACCCTCATCTGCATGGCCATGCAAGCCAGTAAAAAGACCAAGATTACTCTGTCCTGCATCTACAAGTGGATCACTGATAACTTCTGCTACTACCGCCATGCTGACCCCACTTGGCAG AATTCCATTCGATACAATTTGTCACTCAACAAGTGCTTTATCAAGGTTCCTCGGCAGAAAGATGAGCCAGGAAAGGGCGGTTTCTGGAAGACTGACCCACAGTATGCTGAGCGCCTCCTGAGTGGTGCCTACAAGAAAAGACGAATGCCACCAGTCCAGATCAACCCAGCACTGCAGAACAGGCCGAGGGTCAACCTCCAGCCCCAACCCAGAGGCCCTTGCAGTCCCATAGGAGGCCTGTGCATCAACCCAGAGGCCCAAAGGCTCCTTCGAGAATTTGAAGAGGCAACTGGGGTTGGAAACTGGGACCCCCATCCTGCTGAGGGTATCATGCTGGGATCTTGGCCAGTGGTCAGAGGAAGAGGTGGCCACAAGAGGAAACAATCAGTGGGCACCAGAAATGGTGCCAGTAAAGTGCTGCGGTGCTCCAGCTCTCCACTCTATTCTATAGATGAGCAAAAGGAAATAGGACTTCTGAAGGGGGACTTTGACTGCGATGCCCTGTTTGACTCAGCCCTCAGCAGTGAGCTCAATTCGGAGGTTGTGGAACTATTGAACCCCATCATAAAAAAGGATGACCTGACAGTATGGGGGACCCATATCACCCCTGGTGAAGCCCCTTTGGAAACAGCAGACATCCATGTGTTGGTGGAGACCCAAAGGAGCAATGATCTATCAGATTTTGATGAGGAGACCTTCCTCGCCACAGTGTTCCTGGAGAGCCTGTAG